From one Catenuloplanes nepalensis genomic stretch:
- the mqnP gene encoding menaquinone biosynthesis prenyltransferase MqnP, with amino-acid sequence MTDTAERPNPVKGFLRLVMIEHSIFALPFAYLAALTAMRSVSESVQWGVLGLITVAMVSARTVAMAANRIIDVRIDAQNPRTANRELVTGAISMRVAWAGLLISLVIFFVSAGLLNQLCLLLSPLALFALVIYSYAKRFTNYPQVFLGAAQAVAPVGAWIGVTGEWSWEAVVLGLAVGTWIGGFDCIYACQDVEIDRQIGVGSVPVKHGVAGALRIAAATHVVTVALYAAFGYLTGYGWLWWLGLAGIAGVLVYEHRIVRPDDLSRVNRAFFTANGLIAVALFAFALLDLVILQGLRA; translated from the coding sequence GTGACCGACACCGCCGAGCGGCCCAACCCGGTCAAGGGCTTCCTTCGGCTGGTGATGATCGAGCACTCGATCTTCGCGCTGCCGTTCGCCTACCTGGCCGCGCTGACGGCCATGCGCTCAGTTTCAGAGAGCGTGCAGTGGGGCGTATTGGGGCTGATCACGGTCGCGATGGTCTCCGCGCGGACCGTGGCGATGGCCGCGAACCGGATCATCGACGTCCGGATCGACGCGCAGAACCCGCGCACCGCCAACCGCGAGCTGGTCACCGGCGCGATCTCGATGCGCGTCGCCTGGGCCGGCCTGCTGATCTCCCTGGTGATCTTTTTCGTCTCAGCGGGACTTCTCAACCAGCTTTGTCTGCTTTTGTCGCCACTGGCACTCTTCGCGCTGGTCATCTACTCCTACGCCAAGCGCTTCACCAACTACCCCCAGGTCTTCCTGGGCGCCGCGCAGGCCGTGGCCCCGGTCGGCGCCTGGATCGGCGTGACCGGTGAATGGTCGTGGGAGGCCGTGGTGCTCGGCCTCGCGGTCGGCACCTGGATCGGCGGCTTCGACTGCATCTACGCCTGCCAGGACGTGGAGATCGACCGGCAGATCGGCGTCGGCTCGGTGCCGGTCAAGCACGGCGTCGCCGGCGCGCTGCGGATCGCCGCGGCCACGCACGTGGTGACGGTCGCGCTCTACGCCGCGTTCGGCTACCTCACCGGCTACGGCTGGCTATGGTGGCTCGGCCTCGCCGGAATCGCCGGCGTGCTGGTCTACGAGCACCGGATCGTGCGCCCGGACGACCTGTCCCGGGTCAACCGCGCGTTCTTCACCGCGAACGGCCTGATCGCGGTCGCGCTCTTCGCGTTCGCGCTGCTCGACCTGGTCATCTTGCAAGGCCTCCGTGCGTAG
- a CDS encoding cytochrome c biogenesis CcdA family protein produces MGDTFANTATNGPLVLAILAATLAGLVSFLSPCVLPLVPGYLSFITGLTGADLELPGSPEKTPKTTSWVRGRVLAGTALFIAGFTAVFTLSTVLVANVGSLMLEHQRPLEIGAGALIIVLGLSFMGLIPGMQREFRINKLPDAGLIGAPVFGAIFALSWTPCIGPTLGSVMALSAATGQADRAAVLGIAYSLGLGIPFLIFGLGFRHLLGVFKTLRKHGRWVTRIGGGMLVLVGLALVTGAWNQFLIWLLTTVGVGDVLL; encoded by the coding sequence ATGGGTGACACGTTCGCGAACACGGCGACGAACGGCCCGCTCGTCCTGGCGATCCTGGCCGCGACGCTGGCCGGCCTGGTCAGCTTCCTCTCCCCGTGCGTGCTGCCGCTGGTCCCCGGCTACCTCTCCTTCATCACCGGCCTGACCGGCGCGGACCTCGAACTGCCCGGATCGCCGGAGAAAACCCCCAAGACCACCTCGTGGGTACGTGGACGCGTGCTCGCCGGCACCGCCCTGTTCATCGCCGGCTTCACCGCGGTCTTCACGCTGAGCACCGTCCTGGTGGCCAACGTCGGCAGCCTGATGCTGGAGCACCAGCGCCCGCTGGAGATCGGCGCCGGCGCGCTGATCATCGTGCTCGGCCTGTCCTTCATGGGCCTGATCCCCGGCATGCAGCGCGAGTTCCGGATCAACAAGCTGCCGGACGCCGGCCTGATCGGCGCGCCCGTCTTCGGTGCGATCTTCGCGCTCTCCTGGACCCCGTGCATCGGCCCGACGCTCGGCTCGGTGATGGCGCTCTCCGCCGCGACCGGCCAGGCCGACCGCGCCGCGGTGCTCGGCATCGCGTACAGCCTCGGCCTGGGCATTCCGTTCCTGATCTTCGGTTTGGGTTTCCGGCACCTGCTCGGCGTGTTCAAGACGCTGCGGAAGCACGGCCGGTGGGTGACCCGGATCGGCGGCGGCATGCTGGTGCTGGTCGGCCTGGCCCTGGTCACCGGCGCCTGGAACCAGTTCCTCATCTGGCTGCTGACCACCGTAGGGGTCGGAGACGTGTTGCTGTGA
- a CDS encoding menaquinone biosynthesis decarboxylase — MAAFTDLKDFLAALEKTGDLRRVSAPVDPTLEISEIVNRTVKAHGPALLFQRPTRGDMPIAINLFGTEARTARALGVETLDEIGERIGNMLKPELPVGWSGIRDGIGKVLQLKSMPPKKLKTAPCQELVFKGDKVDLNMLPGLQIWPGDGGIFHNFGLTHTKHPESGKRNLGLYRLQQHSHNTLGMHWQIHKNSTAHHAVAEQLGQRLPVAIAIGADPAVCYSASAPLPADIDEYLFAGFLRNERVEMVDCLTVPLQVPANAQIVLEGYLEPGERMPEGPFGDHTGFYTPIEPFPVLHIEAMTMQRDPIYHSIVTSQPPQEDHGLGKATERIFAPLLRFMIPDIVDYDLPAEGVFHNAAIVSIRKRYPKHAQKVMNAIWGAHMMSLTKLIIVVDEDCDVHDYSEVAFRAFGNVDYSRDLLLTEGPVDHLDHSSYQQFWGGKAGVDATRKLPTEGYTRGWPESMVMSPEIVAKVDKRWKEYGL; from the coding sequence ATGGCGGCGTTCACGGACCTGAAGGACTTCCTCGCCGCGCTGGAGAAGACCGGTGATCTCCGCCGGGTCAGCGCGCCGGTCGACCCCACCCTCGAGATCAGCGAGATCGTCAACCGTACGGTCAAGGCTCACGGCCCTGCCCTGCTCTTCCAGCGGCCGACCCGCGGCGACATGCCGATCGCGATCAACCTGTTCGGCACGGAGGCGCGCACCGCGCGAGCGCTGGGTGTCGAGACGCTCGACGAGATCGGCGAGCGGATCGGCAACATGCTCAAGCCGGAACTCCCGGTCGGCTGGTCCGGCATCCGCGACGGCATCGGCAAGGTGCTTCAGCTGAAGTCCATGCCGCCGAAGAAGCTGAAGACCGCGCCCTGCCAGGAGCTGGTCTTCAAGGGCGACAAGGTCGACCTGAACATGCTGCCCGGCCTGCAGATCTGGCCCGGCGACGGCGGCATCTTCCACAACTTCGGGCTGACTCACACCAAGCACCCGGAGAGCGGCAAGCGCAACCTCGGCCTCTACCGGTTGCAGCAGCACTCGCACAACACGCTCGGCATGCACTGGCAGATCCACAAGAACTCCACGGCCCACCACGCGGTCGCGGAGCAACTCGGGCAGCGGCTGCCGGTGGCGATCGCGATCGGCGCGGACCCGGCCGTCTGTTACTCCGCGTCCGCGCCGCTGCCGGCCGACATCGACGAATACCTGTTCGCCGGTTTCCTGCGCAACGAGCGGGTCGAGATGGTCGACTGCCTGACCGTGCCGCTCCAGGTCCCGGCGAACGCGCAGATCGTGCTGGAGGGTTACCTGGAGCCCGGCGAGCGGATGCCGGAGGGGCCGTTCGGCGACCACACCGGCTTCTACACGCCGATCGAGCCGTTCCCGGTGCTGCACATCGAGGCGATGACCATGCAGCGCGACCCGATCTACCACTCGATCGTCACGTCCCAGCCGCCACAGGAGGACCACGGGCTGGGCAAGGCCACCGAGCGGATCTTCGCGCCGCTGCTGCGCTTCATGATTCCGGACATCGTCGACTACGACCTCCCGGCCGAGGGCGTCTTCCACAACGCCGCGATCGTGTCGATCCGGAAGCGCTACCCCAAGCACGCGCAGAAGGTGATGAACGCGATCTGGGGCGCGCACATGATGTCGCTCACCAAGCTGATCATCGTGGTGGACGAGGACTGCGACGTGCACGACTACTCCGAGGTGGCGTTCCGCGCGTTCGGCAACGTCGACTACTCGCGCGACCTGCTGCTCACCGAGGGGCCGGTCGACCACCTGGACCACTCGTCGTACCAGCAGTTCTGGGGCGGCAAGGCGGGCGTGGACGCGACCCGGAAGCTGCCGACCGAGGGCTACACCCGCGGCTGGCCGGAGAGCATGGTCATGTCCCCGGAGATCGTGGCGAAGGTCGACAAGCGCTGGAAGGAGTACGGCCTGTGA
- a CDS encoding TlpA family protein disulfide reductase — MTRSKAIIAGVALLIAGAVAGGLVAGRGDWTESCATGANGVIECTAGERPDAPEAAGELLDGTRYDLASARGKVVVVNFWGSWCSPCRAEAKELEQSYQATKASGVEFLGINNRDDRDAAIAFERGRVTYPSLFDPANRLGLDFDIPPGATPSTVVLDREGRIALVIRRSVLASELTPLVQRVAAENG, encoded by the coding sequence TTGACCAGGTCGAAGGCCATCATTGCGGGCGTCGCTCTGCTGATCGCCGGTGCGGTGGCCGGAGGCCTGGTCGCCGGGCGCGGGGACTGGACCGAGTCCTGCGCCACCGGGGCGAACGGTGTGATCGAGTGCACCGCCGGTGAGCGGCCGGACGCGCCCGAGGCCGCCGGTGAGCTGCTGGACGGCACCCGTTACGACCTCGCCTCGGCCCGGGGCAAGGTCGTGGTGGTCAACTTCTGGGGCTCCTGGTGCTCGCCGTGCCGCGCCGAGGCCAAGGAACTGGAGCAGAGCTACCAGGCCACGAAGGCGAGCGGCGTGGAGTTCCTCGGCATCAACAACCGGGACGACCGGGACGCCGCGATCGCGTTCGAGCGCGGCCGGGTCACCTACCCCAGCCTGTTCGACCCGGCCAACCGGCTGGGCCTGGACTTCGACATCCCGCCGGGCGCCACGCCGTCCACCGTGGTCCTGGATCGCGAGGGCCGGATCGCGCTGGTGATCCGCCGGTCGGTGCTGGCCAGCGAGCTGACGCCGCTGGTGCAGAGGGTGGCCGCGGAGAATGGGTGA
- the resB gene encoding cytochrome c biogenesis protein ResB — translation MSAVDDPRRPNPVPALLRNSWRQLTSMRTALTLLFLLAIASIPGSVLPQRAVSAQAVSDYYREHPDLAPTLDRLGAFDAYASVWFSAIYVLLFASLIGCIIPRIRDHWRAVRMTPPEAPRRLDRLAVSVPAEEIEGTPAEAAERIRAMLRTARWRAVAREQAGGEWTVSAERGHLKETGNLVFHTALLCVLAGVAFGGWYGWHGNRILVTGADTAFCNSVPQFDESGLGPRVDDADLPPFCLELTDFEARFLDTGMPESFRATVTVDENGTSRSERFAVNSPLRLDGASVHLLGHGYAPVIRYTDRYGVTQERVSPFLSSDLNQTSEGVAKFPDANVDPATGQRQDDQQIGFQGVYAPTMPAEGLVVQSVHPAERNPGLTLIAYRGNLGEDAGIPNSVYSINQSQIDRGKLVQLGEAKLLRPGESWTLDDGGTVTFVGTREYATIAVRSDPGQLFVLLSSVLGLIGLTLSLYGKRRRVFFRITPGDLGESSTTGRSSFMEAGGLPRTDYPGFADEFAQLVAATRPGGATAEDTAEGTV, via the coding sequence GTGAGTGCGGTCGACGATCCCCGACGGCCGAATCCGGTGCCGGCGCTGCTGCGGAACTCGTGGCGGCAGCTGACCAGCATGCGGACCGCGCTGACGCTGTTGTTCCTGCTGGCGATCGCGTCGATTCCGGGCTCGGTGCTGCCGCAGCGGGCGGTGAGCGCGCAGGCGGTCTCCGACTACTACCGGGAGCATCCGGACCTCGCGCCCACGCTCGACAGGCTGGGCGCCTTCGACGCGTACGCGTCCGTCTGGTTCTCCGCGATCTACGTGCTGCTCTTCGCGTCGCTGATCGGCTGCATCATCCCGCGCATCCGCGACCACTGGCGCGCGGTCCGGATGACGCCGCCGGAGGCGCCGCGCCGGCTGGACCGGCTGGCCGTGTCCGTCCCGGCGGAGGAGATCGAGGGCACGCCCGCGGAGGCGGCCGAGCGGATCCGCGCGATGCTGCGGACGGCTCGGTGGCGCGCGGTCGCCCGCGAACAGGCCGGTGGCGAGTGGACGGTCAGCGCGGAGCGGGGCCATCTCAAGGAGACCGGCAACCTGGTCTTCCACACCGCGCTGCTGTGCGTGCTGGCCGGCGTCGCGTTCGGCGGCTGGTACGGCTGGCACGGCAACCGCATCCTGGTCACCGGTGCGGACACCGCGTTCTGCAACAGCGTGCCGCAGTTCGACGAGAGCGGTCTCGGCCCGCGCGTCGACGACGCCGACCTGCCGCCGTTCTGCCTGGAGCTGACCGACTTCGAGGCGCGCTTCCTGGACACCGGCATGCCCGAGTCGTTCCGGGCCACGGTCACGGTGGACGAGAACGGCACGTCCCGCAGCGAGCGGTTCGCGGTCAACTCGCCGCTGCGGCTCGACGGCGCCAGCGTGCACCTGCTCGGCCACGGCTACGCGCCGGTCATCCGCTACACCGACCGATACGGCGTCACGCAGGAGCGGGTCAGCCCGTTCCTCTCCTCCGACCTGAACCAGACCAGCGAGGGCGTGGCGAAGTTCCCGGACGCCAACGTGGACCCGGCCACCGGGCAGCGCCAGGACGACCAGCAGATCGGCTTCCAGGGCGTCTACGCGCCGACCATGCCGGCGGAGGGCCTGGTCGTGCAGTCGGTGCACCCGGCGGAGAGAAATCCGGGCCTGACGCTGATCGCCTACCGCGGCAACCTCGGTGAGGACGCGGGCATCCCGAACTCGGTCTACTCGATCAATCAGTCGCAGATCGACAGGGGCAAGCTGGTCCAGCTCGGCGAGGCCAAGCTGCTCCGGCCCGGCGAGTCGTGGACGCTCGACGACGGCGGCACGGTCACGTTCGTCGGCACCCGCGAGTACGCCACGATCGCCGTCCGCAGCGACCCCGGTCAGCTCTTCGTCCTGCTCAGCAGCGTGCTCGGCCTCATCGGACTGACGCTCTCGCTCTACGGCAAGCGGCGCCGGGTGTTCTTCCGAATCACGCCCGGCGACCTGGGAGAATCGTCCACGACGGGACGTAGTAGCTTCATGGAGGCCGGTGGGCTGCCGCGCACCGACTATCCGGGCTTCGCCGATGAGTTCGCCCAGCTGGTCGCCGCGACCAGGCCGGGCGGTGCCACGGCGGAGGACACCGCTGAAGGGACCGTGTGA
- the ccsB gene encoding c-type cytochrome biogenesis protein CcsB → MAELSDQLLVVTVLAYLVAMICHAAEYAFGTRSHIGRAALRPERELVMAGAPADSPAPVAVAEVPAKKNGLIGWAAVGVTAIAALAHVGTLVTRGIAADRVPWGNMYEFILSATFIGIAAWFVVLARWPGLRHLGLFVALFQVLLLGVAGMVAYTPVGPLVPALDSAWFIIHIAAVSTSSGIFLLGVVPATLYLMRNGYEKGKRSFPYSLAKNVPNAAALERLTFRLHAFAFPIWTFGALIAGPIWAEASWGRYWGWDPKEVWAFISWIVYAGYLHARATPSVRRNVATWIAIVGFLTMLMNLFGVNLFFGGLHSYAGV, encoded by the coding sequence ATGGCCGAGCTCTCCGATCAGCTGCTGGTGGTGACCGTCCTGGCCTACCTGGTGGCGATGATCTGCCACGCGGCGGAGTACGCGTTCGGCACCCGGAGCCACATCGGGCGGGCGGCGCTGCGGCCGGAGCGCGAACTGGTCATGGCGGGCGCGCCGGCCGATTCTCCGGCTCCGGTCGCCGTTGCGGAAGTCCCCGCGAAGAAGAACGGCCTCATCGGCTGGGCGGCCGTGGGCGTCACCGCGATCGCCGCGCTCGCCCACGTCGGCACGCTGGTCACCCGCGGCATCGCGGCCGACCGGGTGCCGTGGGGCAACATGTACGAGTTCATCCTCTCGGCCACGTTCATCGGCATCGCGGCCTGGTTCGTCGTGCTGGCCCGGTGGCCCGGCCTGCGGCACCTCGGCCTGTTCGTGGCGCTGTTCCAGGTGCTGCTGCTCGGCGTGGCCGGCATGGTGGCGTACACGCCGGTCGGCCCGCTCGTGCCGGCGCTGGACTCGGCCTGGTTCATCATCCACATCGCGGCCGTCTCCACCTCGTCCGGCATCTTCCTGCTCGGCGTCGTGCCAGCCACGCTCTACCTGATGCGCAACGGTTACGAGAAGGGCAAGCGCTCCTTCCCGTACTCGCTGGCCAAGAACGTGCCGAACGCGGCGGCGCTGGAGCGGCTGACGTTCCGGCTGCACGCGTTCGCGTTCCCGATCTGGACGTTCGGCGCGCTGATCGCGGGCCCGATCTGGGCGGAGGCGTCCTGGGGCCGCTACTGGGGCTGGGACCCCAAGGAGGTCTGGGCGTTCATCTCCTGGATCGTCTACGCCGGCTACCTGCACGCGCGGGCCACGCCCAGCGTGCGGCGGAACGTGGCGACCTGGATCGCGATCGTCGGCTTCCTCACCATGCTGATGAACCTGTTCGGCGTGAACCTGTTCTTCGGTGGCCTGCACTCCTACGCCGGCGTCTGA
- a CDS encoding BldC family transcriptional regulator, which yields MDTGDRLLTPGEVAALFRVDPKTVTRWAAAGRIGSIRTPGGHRRFRESEVRQLLEGENALEELNKDLPPEPNGGNGGHGGYSPPSLN from the coding sequence GTGGACACTGGAGATCGTCTGCTGACGCCGGGCGAGGTGGCTGCGCTGTTCCGCGTCGACCCGAAGACGGTCACTCGCTGGGCGGCCGCCGGCCGGATCGGCAGCATCAGGACACCGGGCGGTCATCGCCGCTTCCGGGAGTCCGAGGTGCGTCAGTTGCTCGAGGGCGAGAATGCCCTGGAGGAGCTGAACAAGGATCTGCCACCCGAACCGAACGGTGGCAACGGGGGGCACGGCGGCTACAGTCCGCCGTCGCTCAACTGA
- a CDS encoding DEAD/DEAH box helicase — protein MTTFVDPSTFPSLFDSSADPSVESAPSADAESTEITPAVTFEDLGLPSRLVRALAREGITAPFEIQAVTVPDALAGKDVLGRGQTGSGKTLAFGLPVLARVALSGRAEPHHPKALILVPTRELAMQVADALMPLGKPLGVFIKTAVGGVPYDRQIDSLRRGVEIIVATPGRLGDLINRGVCSLDKVEVTVLDEADQMADMGFLPEVTELLSKTPEGSQRLLFSATLDKDVDSLVKRFMTDPVTHSTAPAVATVTTMDHHMLLIPPQDKFPVTASIAARKGRTIIFARTQMGVDRLVEQLAAVGVRAGALHGGKTQRARTRTLAEFKEGRTNVLVATDVAARGIHVDGISLVLHVDPPKDPKDYLHRAGRTARAGESGAVATLVLPKQRRTTLGMLEKAGVSPSQTRVRAGDAALTELVGAQEPSGVPVVEEPEPRRSEGGRGRRFGGGGGDRGPRRFDGDRGPRRFDGERPRRFDGPREDRPRRFDGPREGGVGQGGPREGGVGQGGTGQGSGSGDHRFNGDRRPSWRSRDERPRDERPRDDRPSGGERPHRRPARTH, from the coding sequence TTGACGACTTTCGTTGACCCCAGCACGTTCCCGTCCCTCTTCGACTCGTCCGCGGACCCTTCCGTCGAGTCCGCTCCCTCCGCCGACGCGGAGAGCACCGAGATCACCCCCGCGGTCACGTTCGAGGACCTCGGGCTTCCCAGCCGCCTGGTGCGCGCTCTCGCCCGTGAGGGCATCACCGCTCCGTTCGAGATCCAGGCCGTCACCGTGCCCGACGCGCTGGCCGGCAAGGACGTGCTCGGCCGTGGTCAGACCGGCTCCGGCAAGACGCTGGCGTTCGGCCTTCCGGTGCTGGCCCGCGTCGCCCTGAGCGGCCGCGCCGAGCCGCACCACCCCAAGGCGCTGATCCTGGTGCCGACGCGTGAGCTCGCCATGCAGGTGGCGGACGCGCTGATGCCGCTCGGCAAGCCGCTGGGCGTGTTCATCAAGACCGCGGTCGGCGGTGTGCCGTACGACCGTCAGATCGACTCGCTCCGCCGGGGCGTCGAGATCATCGTGGCCACGCCGGGCCGGCTCGGCGACCTGATCAACCGGGGCGTCTGCAGCCTGGACAAGGTCGAGGTCACCGTCCTGGACGAGGCGGACCAGATGGCCGACATGGGCTTCCTGCCCGAGGTCACCGAGCTGCTGTCGAAGACGCCGGAGGGCAGCCAGCGGCTGCTCTTCTCGGCGACGCTCGACAAGGACGTGGACTCGCTGGTCAAGCGGTTCATGACCGACCCGGTCACGCACTCGACCGCACCGGCCGTCGCGACCGTGACGACCATGGATCACCACATGCTGCTGATCCCGCCGCAGGACAAGTTCCCGGTGACCGCGTCGATCGCGGCCCGCAAGGGCCGGACGATCATCTTCGCGCGGACACAGATGGGCGTGGACCGGCTCGTCGAGCAGCTCGCCGCGGTCGGCGTCCGGGCCGGTGCGCTGCACGGCGGCAAGACGCAGCGGGCGCGAACCCGCACGCTGGCGGAGTTCAAGGAGGGCCGGACGAACGTGCTGGTCGCCACGGACGTCGCCGCGCGTGGCATCCACGTCGACGGCATCTCGCTGGTGCTGCACGTCGACCCGCCGAAGGACCCGAAGGACTACCTGCACCGGGCCGGTCGCACGGCCCGCGCGGGCGAGTCCGGCGCGGTCGCCACGCTGGTCCTGCCGAAGCAGCGCCGCACCACGCTCGGCATGCTGGAGAAGGCGGGCGTCAGCCCGTCCCAGACCCGCGTCCGGGCCGGCGACGCCGCGCTGACCGAGCTGGTCGGCGCGCAGGAGCCGTCCGGCGTGCCGGTCGTGGAGGAGCCGGAGCCGCGCCGTTCCGAGGGCGGCCGCGGCCGCCGCTTCGGCGGTGGCGGTGGCGACCGTGGTCCACGTCGATTCGACGGTGACCGTGGGCCGCGCCGCTTCGACGGCGAGCGTCCGCGCCGCTTCGACGGTCCTCGTGAGGACCGTCCGCGCCGCTTCGACGGCCCCCGCGAGGGCGGCGTCGGCCAGGGAGGCCCTCGCGAGGGCGGCGTCGGCCAGGGCGGCACCGGCCAGGGCAGCGGCTCCGGCGACCACCGCTTCAACGGCGACCGCCGCCCGAGCTGGCGCTCGCGCGACGAGCGTCCCCGCGACGAGCGCCCGCGCGACGACCGCCCCAGCGGCGGCGAGCGCCCGCACCGCCGCCCGGCACGCACGCACTGA
- a CDS encoding UbiX family flavin prenyltransferase, with protein MRSPWVVGISGASGTPYAAAVLRALFEAGEPVDLIVSRAARLTILDETGRPFRDAHWRDDLTAWLGTTPGDVVHWPAGDLAAGPSSGSYPVRGLVVVPASTAACAGIAIGLSKDLLQRAAEVSLKERRRVVVVPRETPVTRSHLEHLIALHDAGAVVLPASPGFYGAGAGATAQQLVDFVAGKVLDALGVPHTLFRRWTGELNAQKAVQLSDGGL; from the coding sequence GTGCGTAGCCCCTGGGTCGTCGGGATCTCCGGCGCCTCCGGGACGCCGTACGCCGCCGCGGTGCTCCGCGCGCTCTTCGAGGCCGGCGAGCCGGTCGACCTGATCGTCTCCCGGGCGGCCCGGCTGACGATCCTGGACGAGACCGGCCGCCCGTTCCGGGACGCCCACTGGCGGGACGACCTGACCGCATGGCTCGGCACGACGCCGGGTGACGTCGTGCACTGGCCGGCCGGTGACCTCGCCGCGGGGCCGAGCAGCGGCTCGTACCCGGTGCGTGGTCTGGTGGTCGTCCCCGCGTCGACCGCGGCCTGCGCCGGCATCGCCATCGGTCTCTCCAAGGACCTGCTGCAGCGCGCGGCCGAGGTGTCCCTCAAGGAGCGCCGCCGCGTCGTGGTCGTGCCGCGCGAGACTCCGGTGACCAGGTCGCACCTGGAACACCTCATCGCACTGCACGACGCGGGCGCGGTGGTGCTCCCGGCCAGCCCCGGTTTCTACGGGGCCGGCGCGGGCGCCACGGCACAACAGCTCGTCGACTTCGTGGCGGGAAAGGTGCTGGACGCGCTGGGCGTACCGCACACGCTCTTCCGCCGGTGGACCGGCGAACTCAACGCGCAGAAAGCAGTTCAGTTGAGCGACGGCGGACTGTAG
- a CDS encoding PLP-dependent cysteine synthase family protein — translation MSSPSDFARCDEPARLWVTEAIGKVEADANRSADTHLLPFPLPPEWGIDLYLKDESVHPTGSLKHRLARSLFLYGLCNGWIGPQTTIVEASSGSTAVSEAYFARMLGLPFIAVMPATTSAEKVSLIELQGGKCHLVANPATASIEARRLADDLGGHFMDQFTYAERATDWRGNNNIAESIYAQMALERHPIPAWVVTGAGTGGTSATLGRYVRYRRHDTRVCVVDVENSAFFPAYRDADWTVETGQASRIEGIGRPRVEPSFQPAVVDRMLAVPDAASLAAMRAASAVLGRRVGGSTGTNLWGAFTLIAEMRAAGHTGSVVTLLCDGGERYADTYFSDSWVTEQNLDLSPHLATIRDFLTSGTWPR, via the coding sequence ATGAGCAGCCCGTCCGACTTCGCGCGCTGTGACGAGCCGGCGCGGCTCTGGGTGACCGAGGCGATCGGCAAGGTCGAGGCGGACGCGAACCGGTCCGCCGACACGCACCTGCTGCCGTTCCCGCTGCCGCCCGAGTGGGGCATCGACCTCTACCTCAAGGACGAGTCGGTGCACCCCACCGGCTCGCTCAAGCACCGCCTGGCCCGTTCGCTCTTCCTCTACGGCCTCTGCAACGGCTGGATCGGCCCGCAGACCACGATCGTCGAGGCGTCCTCCGGCTCGACCGCGGTCTCCGAGGCGTACTTCGCCCGCATGCTCGGCCTGCCGTTCATCGCGGTCATGCCGGCCACCACGTCCGCAGAGAAGGTCAGCCTGATCGAGCTCCAGGGCGGCAAGTGCCACCTGGTCGCCAACCCGGCCACCGCGTCCATCGAGGCCCGCCGCCTCGCCGACGACCTGGGCGGGCACTTCATGGACCAGTTCACCTACGCCGAGCGCGCCACCGACTGGCGGGGCAACAACAACATCGCCGAGTCGATCTACGCGCAGATGGCGCTGGAACGGCACCCGATCCCGGCCTGGGTCGTCACCGGCGCCGGCACCGGCGGCACCAGCGCCACGCTCGGCCGCTACGTCCGCTACCGCCGCCACGACACCCGCGTCTGCGTGGTCGACGTGGAGAACTCGGCGTTCTTCCCGGCGTACCGTGACGCCGACTGGACCGTCGAGACCGGTCAGGCCTCCCGGATCGAAGGCATCGGCCGCCCCCGCGTCGAGCCAAGCTTCCAGCCCGCCGTCGTCGACCGCATGCTCGCGGTCCCGGACGCCGCCTCCCTCGCGGCCATGCGCGCGGCCAGCGCGGTCCTCGGCCGCCGCGTCGGCGGCTCCACCGGCACCAACCTGTGGGGCGCGTTCACGCTGATCGCCGAGATGCGTGCCGCCGGCCACACCGGTTCCGTCGTCACCCTGCTCTGCGACGGCGGCGAACGCTACGCCGACACCTACTTCTCCGATTCCTGGGTCACCGAACAGAACCTCGACCTGTCCCCGCACCTCGCCACGATCCGCGACTTCCTGACCTCCGGAACCTGGCCCCGCTGA
- a CDS encoding Lrp/AsnC family transcriptional regulator codes for MDTTDLKIVELLRGNARISYAELARQVGLSAPAVHERVGKLESNGVLRGYQAEVDPEAVGLGVTAFIGIVQDSGGDTDDVGAALREMPEIEDCYFMAGLESFQIKVRVGTIAELEQIVVRIGRVPGVASTRTAIALSTKWEHRPQPVVR; via the coding sequence GTGGATACAACTGACCTGAAAATCGTGGAGCTGCTGCGTGGCAACGCGCGCATCTCGTACGCGGAGCTGGCCCGCCAGGTCGGCCTCTCCGCCCCCGCCGTGCACGAGCGTGTCGGCAAGCTGGAGTCCAACGGCGTCCTGCGCGGCTACCAGGCCGAGGTGGACCCGGAGGCCGTCGGGCTCGGCGTCACCGCGTTCATCGGCATCGTGCAGGACTCCGGCGGCGACACCGACGACGTCGGCGCCGCGCTGCGCGAGATGCCCGAGATCGAGGACTGCTACTTCATGGCCGGCCTCGAGTCGTTCCAGATCAAGGTGCGGGTCGGCACGATAGCCGAGCTGGAGCAGATCGTCGTGCGCATCGGCCGGGTCCCCGGCGTGGCCAGCACGCGCACCGCGATCGCGCTCTCCACCAAGTGGGAGCACCGACCGCAGCCGGTGGTCCGATGA